A section of the Streptomyces sp. CG1 genome encodes:
- a CDS encoding ArsR/SmtB family transcription factor, whose translation MSAPLYQLKAEFFKTLGHPARIRVLELLSEREHAVAEMLPEVGIEPAHLSQQLAVLRRANLVRTRKEGSNVYYSLASPEVAELLRVARSILSGVLAGQAELLADLRAAQSEGKPPS comes from the coding sequence GTGAGTGCGCCGCTTTACCAGCTGAAGGCCGAGTTCTTCAAGACGCTCGGTCACCCGGCCCGCATCCGTGTCCTGGAGTTGTTGAGCGAGCGTGAGCATGCGGTCGCGGAGATGCTGCCCGAGGTGGGGATCGAGCCCGCGCACCTGTCCCAGCAGCTGGCTGTGCTGCGGCGGGCGAACCTGGTGCGCACTCGCAAGGAGGGGTCGAACGTGTATTACTCGTTGGCCAGCCCCGAGGTGGCGGAACTGCTGAGGGTGGCTCGCTCGATCCTGTCCGGCGTGCTGGCGGGGCAGGCGGAACTCCTCGCCGACCTGCGAGCGGCCCAGTCGGAGGGGAAGCCGCCGTCGTAA
- a CDS encoding rhomboid-like protein codes for METLRRRLPGTAVYVTALLLTAWWLKGQPAAERARFVRHNSSNVHHLDVGKWWTLFTSGLVVDGVPALVGIAAVAGVLGCAEWRWGTLRACGVFVYGHLTATLLTEGALWLMHVVHLPGVPTRTRDVGISYGLVTTAACLLTLAAGRLRRYGLPLLAMTLTAALLYDQELADVGHLASLALGSLAARTVWLRAPYGPARPKPVAPDPIGTAASPSGSHSVGNDGIGRPDRRGAAPTGGR; via the coding sequence GTGGAGACGTTGAGGCGGCGACTGCCGGGCACCGCCGTGTACGTGACGGCCCTGCTGCTCACTGCATGGTGGCTGAAGGGCCAACCGGCAGCAGAGCGCGCCCGTTTCGTGCGCCACAACAGCAGCAACGTCCATCACCTGGATGTCGGCAAGTGGTGGACCCTGTTCACCAGCGGCCTGGTGGTCGACGGTGTCCCGGCCCTGGTCGGTATCGCCGCGGTGGCCGGGGTCCTGGGATGCGCCGAATGGCGCTGGGGGACGCTGCGCGCGTGCGGAGTGTTCGTCTACGGCCACCTCACCGCGACCCTGCTCACCGAGGGCGCCCTCTGGCTGATGCACGTCGTCCATCTGCCAGGCGTGCCCACCCGGACCCGTGACGTAGGCATCAGTTACGGCCTGGTGACGACCGCTGCCTGCCTACTCACCCTGGCCGCGGGCCGGCTGCGCCGGTACGGCCTGCCTCTGCTCGCCATGACGCTGACGGCCGCGTTGCTGTACGACCAGGAACTCGCCGACGTCGGCCACCTGGCCTCCCTCGCGCTGGGTTCCCTCGCCGCGCGCACGGTGTGGCTGCGCGCCCCGTACGGCCCGGCACGCCCGAAGCCCGTCGCGCCGGATCCCATCGGCACCGCCGCATCGCCCAGCGGGAGTCACTCTGTGGGGAATGACGGCATCGGTAGGCCGGATCGGCGCGGAGCAGCTCCAACCGGTGGGCGCTGA
- a CDS encoding PP2C family protein-serine/threonine phosphatase — MRLSPVILTVVIASLAYSTPPEMAFSRLLPAAPALAAAMWPVLPTVLLGTVCLFLMIGLSLVFPGLGTWWTAAGIIAVTVAAAYGSHVRLQRERTLFQVRLVADAAQQVVLSPLPRRFGSIEIESLYLAAAAEARIGGDFYEVVDTRYGVRLLIGDVRGKGLPAVGAAAAIVNAFREAAYGEADMVSIARRLDASSTRYNAAFPPEGPMERFATALLVEIPHGGSRIEILNCGHPPPLLLNRGELRALEPTTPSPLLNLAELIGDHYSVDTFDFAPGDLLLLYTDGVAEARAHDGEFFPLAAWMRRQPPTPPRELLTALHRDLLRYSRGRLDDDIAALAVRLREPSE, encoded by the coding sequence GTGCGGCTGTCGCCGGTCATCCTGACCGTCGTCATCGCCAGCCTGGCATACTCCACTCCCCCGGAAATGGCCTTCAGCCGCCTCCTGCCCGCGGCCCCGGCCCTCGCCGCCGCCATGTGGCCGGTACTCCCCACCGTCCTGCTGGGGACGGTCTGCCTTTTTCTGATGATCGGCCTCAGCCTCGTGTTCCCCGGTCTGGGGACGTGGTGGACGGCTGCGGGGATCATCGCGGTCACCGTGGCGGCCGCATACGGAAGTCATGTCCGGCTCCAGCGCGAGCGGACCCTCTTTCAGGTGCGGCTCGTCGCCGACGCGGCGCAGCAGGTGGTGCTGAGTCCTCTGCCGCGCCGCTTCGGGAGCATCGAGATCGAGTCGCTGTACCTCGCGGCCGCGGCGGAGGCCCGTATCGGCGGGGACTTCTACGAGGTGGTCGACACGCGATACGGGGTCAGGCTGCTCATCGGTGACGTGCGGGGCAAGGGCCTGCCGGCAGTAGGGGCGGCCGCGGCGATCGTCAACGCCTTCCGGGAGGCGGCCTACGGCGAGGCCGACATGGTCAGCATCGCGCGCCGGCTGGACGCCAGCAGCACCCGATACAACGCCGCGTTTCCCCCTGAGGGGCCGATGGAGCGCTTCGCCACCGCCCTTCTCGTCGAGATCCCGCACGGGGGCAGTCGTATCGAGATCCTCAACTGCGGACACCCCCCGCCGCTGCTCCTGAACCGCGGGGAACTCCGTGCCCTCGAGCCCACCACCCCCTCTCCGCTGCTCAACCTCGCGGAGCTGATCGGCGATCACTACAGCGTCGACACCTTTGACTTCGCCCCTGGCGACCTGCTGCTTCTCTATACCGACGGGGTCGCCGAGGCCCGCGCGCACGACGGCGAGTTCTTCCCGCTGGCGGCCTGGATGCGCCGACAGCCCCCGACGCCGCCCCGCGAGCTGCTCACGGCTCTTCACCGCGACCTCCTCCGCTACAGCAGAGGACGCCTTGACGACGACATCGCCGCCCTCGCCGTGCGCCTGCGTGAACCCTCGGAGTAA